One Lycium barbarum isolate Lr01 chromosome 5, ASM1917538v2, whole genome shotgun sequence genomic window carries:
- the LOC132640384 gene encoding uncharacterized acetyltransferase At3g50280-like, giving the protein MPSAAATLVSKCTIFPSQKSSLPDLKLSVSDLPMLSVHYIQKGALFTRPPFPITQLISLLKLTLSQTLTHFPPLAGRFVTDSDGYVYISCNDAGVDFVHAAATHILIRDVIGSIDVPHHVKELFPFDQKVSYQGRFSPLLAVQVTELADGVFIGCAVNHSVTDGTSFWNFFNTFAEVSRGVKRIIRQPDFTRNSILISNAVLKLPANGPKITFAGDAPLRERIFSFKRESIRRLKAKTNNQKLTIDGEINTVELMAKQRNDPLKFDMKAETETTNPMAEISSFQSLCALLWRAVTRARKFPSSKMTTFRMAVNCRHRLHPKLNPLYFGNAIQSIPTYASAGDVLSNDLHWCAEQLHENVKAHDDVMVTKFVEDWERDPRCFPLGNFDGAMLTMGSSPRFPMYNNDFGWGRPVAVRSGRANKFDGKISAFPGREGGGTVDLEVVLSPETMEGLESDKEFMQYVTESAT; this is encoded by the coding sequence ATGCCTTCTGCAGCTGCAACTTTGGTCAGCAAATGCACCATTTTCCCCTCCCAAAAATCATCACTTCCTGACCTCAAACTCTCTGTTTCCGATCTTCCAATGCTCTCTGTTCACTACATTCAAAAAGGTGCTCTCTTTACTCGTCCCCCTTTTCCCATCACCCAACTCATTTCCCTTCTCAAACTCACTCTTTCTCAAACCCTCACTCACTTTCCTCCCTTAGCCGGTCGATTCGTGACCGACTCAGATGGCTACGTCTACATTTCTTGCAACGACGCTGGCGTTGATTTTGTACATGCTGCAGCCACTCACATTCTCATTCGTGACGTCATAGGCTCCATTGATGTTCCTCATCATGTCAAAGAGTTGTTTCCGTTTGATCAAAAAGTGAGCTATCAAGGCCGTTTTAGCCCTCTTCTTGCCGTCCAAGTGACAGAATTAGCTGATGGCGTATTCATTGGATGTGCCGTCAACCATTCCGTCACTGACGGGACTTCATTTTGGAACTTTTTCAATACATTCGCTGAGGTGAGCAGGGGTGTCAAAAGGATTATAAGGCAGCCAGATTTCACCCGTAATTCAATATTGATCTCAAATGCTGTGCTAAAACTCCCAGCTAATGGCCCCAAAATCACTTTTGCCGGTGATGCCCCGTTGAGGGAGAGGATATTTAGTTTCAAAAGGGAATCAATTCGAAGACTCAAAGCAAAGACCAACAATCAGAAATTGACTATTGACGGGGAAATTAACACCGTCGAATTGATGGCAAAACAGAGGAACGATCCCCTGAAGTTCGATATGAAAGCAGAAACAGAGACGACAAATCCAATGGCTGAGATTTCATCATTTCAATCGCTCTGCGCATTGTTGTGGCGTGCAGTGACACGTGCAAGGAAATTCCCATCTTCGAAAATGACCACATTCAGAATGGCTGTAAATTGCCGTCACCGTCTCCACCCGAAGCTAAATCCATTATATTTCGGCAATGCAATTCAGAGCATTCCAACTTACGCATCAGCAGGGGACGTTTTATCTAACGATCTGCATTGGTGTGCGGAGCAATTGCATGAGAATGTGAAAGCGCACGATGATGTTATGGTGACGAAGTTTGTAGAGGATTGGGAGAGGGACCCACGGTGTTTCCCCCTGGGGAACTTTGACGGAGCAATGCTAACAATGGGGAGCTCACCGAGGTTTCCAATGTACAACAATGATTTCGGGTGGGGGAGACCAGTTGCTGTACGGAGTGGGAGGGCGAATAAGTTTGACGGGAAGATATCAGCATTTCCGGGGAGAGAAGGAGGAGGAACCGTCGATTTGGAGGTGGTTTTGTCGCCCGAAACAATGGAAGGCCTTGAGTCGGACAAAGAGTTCATGCAGTACGTTACTGAATCCGCGACTTAA